GCAAGTGAATTCCGAGTGAAACGTACTACAGATAATGGATATTGGAAAATTACTGGAAAAGACAGAAATGTCTTTTACAATGATAAAATTGTTGGAACTGTGAAAACCTTGGTATTCCACCTAGGTCACGCACCAGTAGGGAAAAGAACTGACTGGATTATTCATGAGTACAAGATCCTCGATGAAGAATTGGCGGCAACAGGCGCTCAGGTATATTGGCGAACTAGTTACTGATTGAAATATTTAAAGTTTACAATTTAATTAAGTTGACCGGCTTTGTAAAAAGAATGTTGAAAGGAGAAATCAAGATTGTTAATTTCTCATTgcaatataaaattaatttgcaTGCCTTGTGTTCAAAGATATACAAAGGAACTGTAAAGGAAAGCTAAATTTAAGCTAATTATATTAGATTAATTTTACTGAAAATACAGATTTGTACAGCTTGAATATTCCGGACGAAGTACTCGAATTCTCTTGAGGGTAGTCCTTTAGTAAGAATATTTGCAACCTTATTTGTACTTGGAATATGAGCCATATAATTATCCAGTTTTCCTTGATAAAAGTGCTTATCAATCTCGACATGCTTCACACCATTGTGAAGAACTGAGTTATGTCAGATGGAGATGCTTAATTGTCACATAATACTTTCATAGGCATAGAATGAGAGACTCCTAATTTTTCCAATAATCTCTTGATCCGCATTGCCTCACAAACACCTCAAGCAAGATCTCAAAACTCAGCCCGACACAGCTAGCCACCACAAGTTACTTCTGGCTTCCCATGTAACCAAATTACCCCTAACAAACGTACAATAGCTAGAAGCCGATCTCTATCAATGACATTTTCAGTCCAATTTGCATTGATGCAAACTGTGGCTTGAGGCTGCcatgtttttaaaataataaacctTTTCCTGGAGTTCTTTTCAAATACCTAAAAATTATGTGTGTTTGGCATTGGGAGTGCTTAAATTGGCAAGTGCAAAAGCTATATCAGGGCAAGTATGTGAAAGATAGATCAGTCTTAAAACAAGTCATTGGTACCGATCTCTTCTGCTACTTCTTTAGGCGTGACTTGTTGGAGCTTCACATTACAATCAACTGGTGCCTCAGTTGCTTTGCAGCCTATAAGCCCCTCTTTCAGAAGGCTTATCTTCTCTGGATGATATAAACTCTACACTGCACAAAAGTATTTCAATGCTCCTAGATCTTTGATCGCAAATTCATTAACAAGTGCTTCTTTCGATCTTTTAAGTTAAACATGATCATCGCTAATGGAGATGATTTCATCAATGCGATGACAATCGTCCCCTACTTTAGAGCATCTGAAAATATGCGTGATCCTGTTGGAATTGGCAATACCCCTGGCTTCTGAAACCCTTTCTAAATTGCTCATATTAAGCTCTGGGAGACTGCTGAGTCCATTAAGAGCTTTCTTTAAGCAACATACTTTATATGTGCCATATTTCTTCTCAAAACCTAGTGGTGACTCTGTGAACACTTATTCTGAGTCTTCATTTAGGAAGCCATTCTTCACATCTTATTGGTGTAATGGCTAATCAAAGTATTGCTGGAGACATAAGAACTTAGATTGAGTCTATTTTTGCAACTTATGCAAAAGTTTCTTGATAATAGATTTCATATATCTGCGTAATTCCATTAGCAAAAGCTAGTCTCAACACTCAAACAAGAAAAACAGAATGAATAACAGCTCCCCTCCTTCACATATTTATTTCTTTCCCTCTTTCTAGACTCTTCTAAAGTTTTGTAACTCTTGGGCTGTTTGGATCTAGGCAATAATTGGGTCCGTAACACATGGCCAATACAATGCATTTTTCAGCTTAAGATCAATGCATTTTTCACGAAAACCATTTTTACTCTTTAGGGGCattgtatattttaaaatacatgttagcTTCCTGTTAATTAGATGACATGATGTTAAAACAGCTTCTCGCATTATTACTTTGGAACATGCATAGAATACATTATTGCTTGGGCAACTTTGTGTTGATGCCGGATTTTCTTTCAGGAagtccattttgttgaggagtaaCACGACAAGTGGATTGATGttcaatgtctttttatttaaaaaaatttccccAAATATTTGTTAAAGATGAAGTTCCATTATTAGTTTGAGGAATGCTTATTTTGGTTAAAACTGTTTTTCGACCATATATTGTGGAAATCTTTGAATAATTTTTCAAATCATCAGATAAATCCAACTAAGTCAAGTATGATTATCAATAGAAGTAATAGACCATGTTTTCCGGTTAAAGTATGAATTTTTAGGGATCATAAGCGTCTCTGGCAATCAAATAAGATTGTTTTGATGCATGATAAGGCCTTGATTTATATGAAACTCTATGACTTGCATTCACACTGTCTCTTGACTACAGTTGCTTTTTCTATTCTTCGATGTTGCAAACGAAGTTGTGATTATCATAAACTGCATGAAACTATTAACACTTCAATTATATTATGAACCGCTAGATAGTTCTAGGCACTCATCCTGTTTGATATATGTTTGATGAGAAAGTTATAAAATTCCTATTCAAGTGTTGCCGTTTTTGCAGGACAATTATGTGCTTTGTAAAGTCTTTAAGAAGAACGGTTTGGGTCCAAGAAATGGTTCACGTGTTGGAGCCCTATTTGATGAGGCAGATTGGGCTAGTGATGATATCAATATTgctcaaaatcatatcatatcttctCAATGTAATGGTCCAACTTTTGCATTAGTTTTGCCTGAAAAGCAAAGCCTTTCAGTTGAACCAGGCATAAATGATCCTGGGAGCACTTCTGCTTATTGTCCACTATCCTCAGTGGGCCCTTCTACCAGCCAGGTTCTTGTGGATGAACCAGATGCTGAACTTGAGCGTTTATTAGCCTGGCTTGTGGATTGTAATGTGAATGACACTATGTTGCTTTTGAATGACAATGGAAATCTCGAGGTagttatattttatatcaactttgatttgtttttttGATCTCATCATATCCTTTTAGTTAAATATGCATTTGATTGTTTTGTCCTCCTGTTCCTTTATTTCCTCATCCTGGCACATCTCGGCCATGCATGAAGTGGTGAACGTGGCCACCTGTATCatttagaaagataaaaataTGAACTATGAAAGAGATGCAACGTGTTTGCATATGATATAACCACGTGAATGTTATCAACCACATGACTATGGCATCATTACtcgttttgaattttcaaatgtGTTTGTTTTTGTACCGTCATTTTTGGGTCTTTTCATACGTATACCCAATTTGATCATCTAGCCACATAAATGGTGTGAGCTGGTATAAGGCTTTAATTTGTATAGTAATCATGCAGTCAATCATCAGTTTTTTTCCCTTATGTGCATccctttttaaaatattagaaagaAGCTTCATTCTTAAATCATTTGATTAGGACTACCAACCACGAGTTCATGATTTTGTCTGGTCTGCTTTAGTGCGGTAATATTTTAGTAGTGCTGTGGCAAGCATCATATGGTTTTTTTTTGGGTTAAACAAAGCATAAACCAAAATGAGCCAAATTTTTGAAGCAGTTGTGGTTATAATATTTGTTCATTTATGCTCAATTTTGTTGTGAGCCAAAAACAAATGTATTAGTTTCTTTAGCCAGTGTAAGACGTGGAACTAAGAAATTAGATTAGTTTGCCAAACTAACACTAATACACTGAAAATAGATTCTTGTAAACATGACCAGGATTTTAAAATTGATGGTTCCTGTTCCAGTTCCAGTGAAAGGTACCATTCAGAACAGAACCATCTAAATATGGTTTcgattatgttatgatttgaaCCAGTTTAAAATGAAATTTATTCATTTAAATTATCAATGTCAAGAATAAAATAAAGGTATGACTAGTGAAGTGATCAAATCAACTTGATTATATAAATTAAGTCATCTATGTATATTTCAGGACCTTAAATTTATGAATAAATACTGGTTTTAACTTTGGTTCTACGTTATTCAAGTTTCTTGTATTTAGGAAGCAAAACGAACTATAAGTCCTCGGTTTCGATTTTGGATTTTCTAGCTTGTGAGAGACAATtctaattttgtttttattgcaGTAGCCCTTACGATAGCATTGAGGTATCTACTAGGAACAAATGCTTTGTGGTAGGCTTCGATTGCCTATAATAGAAACAGATACATCATTATGCTGATGGATTGGTAGGCTGAGGTAAAAATGGAGAAAGTCTCAATTTATGCTCATCATTTGAAACAAATAAGGAGAATACTGAAAGGTGGTATATAAAAGCAAAATTATAGGAGTAACATCGCAAAAAATAACATCTACATCACTTTTGAGTGCAAGAATATCAAACATGTACTTGATAGGTCAGATCTTGAACAAATCAGATATATCATAAGACTAGATTTATTCAAAATTGGGCGATGAGGTGCAAACGTGGAAAGGGTATATCCTGTGAAGTACCAATGATGACATACAATTTATCAGATTATCTACACACCTAACTGCATCAGCTCTGAGGTATTTCCAAAATTGCATATGAATCATGAAGGTCCTACTAACATCTTTATGATTCTGGTGGCTTATCAGCGACACTGATCTATTGAATTTGTCGGTGAAAATTAAATTTCTGACTTTGTAACGCTAATAATCAAAATTTAGGGAAAGAGGTCCCaggtttcttcttctttttttatgATTATTCAATAAATTTGTTTGTTTATGATTATCCCTTGTTATTGTATTGAAATGCTGTGTCATTGGCATACACCTCTGTTCTTTTTTTCTTACAAATATTCGACTGTTTGATGCTCCTTATGCCAAACAAATTCTCAGTCTCTGGTTGCCACAACTTGAAATATTAAGATAGATCCATATTTTTAAATGCGAGTGAAATAAAACTTCATCCACttttatgtattgatttgaaGATGTGCTGAAGTATGTTGTGCTTAGCAGGCTGACCTCATTGGCAAGGGAAAGAACATTGTCTTACCTGGTTTTGATGGGAATGATGTTAACACCAGCACCAATGCCCAAGCACATTATACACAGATAAATGAAGCTGGAATTGATTTCTCAGTGTGAATTTCTCTACTGCAGTCTGTGGCACCGAACAATTTCAAATGTGTGACAGAGTGGGATCCTACTTTAATGAGAATATGCAAGGATGCAATTTATCTGGTGCGGCCCATTATGCTTCTTGCATTGGTCAGCTACCATTGCTTCCCAAAGAATCTGAGATTGAAGGTTTTTTAAATGTGGCTCAGATGGTGAGACcattaattttgatttttcaaattttaaacgGAGTTCCCATAGATTTCATTCctgtattttattattttattttttcctttaaCATTAATAATTGAAATACAGGAAAATGATAATTATTACCGTGGATCTAATGCTGTATGCCTCAGACTTCTCAAGTCAACCACCTGTGGTGCCAGAAGAATCAAATATGGCAGACAGTTTTCTGAATCTGGTTCAGATGGTGAGACCAGTAACTTGGTTTTTAAATTGTAAAAGAACTCCACTCAGTATTCCTCTTTTTACACATTCCATCCTTATACTTTAACCTTGAAACGTAGGAAATGATGATTATTACCATGGAGCTAATGCTATGTTTGGCTTGGACGCCTCTTATGGACAACTGCAGAACGGGGGTCTTTTTTTATCATGAAACGGAAACAGCTGGATATGATGACAATCTGTGATGGAGCTGGTTATTATGTGATGAGCTTCTGTCGCATCTACTTAAGAAAATATTAGAACTTGGAACTTTTGGTGAGCATTGACATTTTGCAAGCACATCTTGGCTTGGAAAACTGGGATGTTTCTTTTAGCATTTGGATTTTGCCTTCGTACTCCTCATTTTGAGACCATGAGCattcggaaaaaaaaaaaggaattaAAAAATTATGGTTATTTTTATGTAGATTCTCTCCATCTCTGTTGGGTGGAGTCTACCTGTTAGAGCAGCTGGAGAAACTATCTCCAGCAGTTTCACCTATTATGACTGTCACTTGGGATTCATTGGATTTATTTTGTGGACTGAAGTTTTAATTATCCATGGTATTGCTGCTTTGTTTGGGACTTTGTCTATTTCGTTTACGCTTGGTATGAACTGATTCCACCATTTTTAGTTCCCTCTCAATCTGTCATATACGGTCTTATTTCTCTGTCTCGTGGATCATGAACCTTAGAATTAGTCTCTCATTTAATAGAGTTTCTACTCTTTTTCAGGCATGAACCTGGTCAGATTTTCTCTGTTCTTTATGGGATCTACTGTAGCTCGACTTAGGCAATAAATTTAAATAGTTGTCGCTATGACAAGCATGCTTGTTCGGAAAATAGTTTAATTTCATTTGCtagttctttaaaatataaaatttacatttttaattaaaatatatattaaatgttTCTTCAGAAAATAAGAAATTCCACATATTTTCACTGTAAACTATAGGTGGCGATATAATTTACATATAAAAtaagttttttgtgagacgggttagTTCAATCTATAACTATcatgaataataatatttttgacataaaaataatatttttttttgaattacgTCGGATTGAACATCTGTTTTACAAATTTGACTTGTGAGATGGtcacatgagtttttgtgaTATCTATACTAATTGACTATGTATAATTCAATTACAAAAATTAACTGATTCCATAACTCGATTTAAGAAAGGCTTTTACCCTAAAATATGTGTTTTGACTAGTTTTTAATATTGATAGTTGACTCGGTTTTAAAATCTATGGACCATGAAATATAAGATACATGAGTAGAGACCAAGCTGTTAGTCGACTTTTGCTATATGTAGGATAAGTTTAGAAGTTTTTATATATAGAAGAAGCAGTTTTGATTTTCGGATACAGAAGTGAGAGGGAAATAAAGGTTTTATTGGAATTTCAAAAAAGTCCAAATAGAAGTCAAATTTGTTATATTGTTTTGACTTGTGAAAAAGAAATGAATTCCATAAATACTAGCGTAATGCTGATAGTATAGTCAGTATTTGAGAaattcaacttttttttttttgatagtgAGAAATTCAACTCGTGCCACTACTTTTTTTCTATCTTTAGCTTTTTGCCAATTCAAGAAAAATCAAGAAAAGAATTCAAGAAACGGTCACTTTGTTGTCTTTCCCTCCACACGTCAATTATTTCATGTTACAAAACAAAGTTGCACACCGAAGCAAAATCCCAGCCTCAACCTCTTCACGTTCTCCTATATAATCCCCACTGCCTGGAATTCACCATCCCCTTTACTTTTAGCTTCGGTTACAATTCTCTGCATGCAGAAGaaaaaagtatatatataggGTTTACATATACAGGTCAGTTTCTTGTTTAGCTTTTCAGAATGCCCACAATTTTTTACATTATATGTTAATGTTATTATGATTAATGTTTGATTCATAAATATCTTGTGAACTTCGAAGGTTTTCGCTGAACAAGAAACGAAGTTCTGTGAGTTTCTGAGATGTTAGCATTGTTCTTTGttgttttttttctcttttaatTTGGGTATCTTCTTGTCTGAAGTTTCTTGTTTTTGTTCATTCGTTTGTCCAATTTCTTGAATTTGTGTTGAATTGTGTCTTAAAATCAATTAGTCTACTGCAGATGCTGATCGGATTATTCTGATTATGTCTGTTTATTCCATATGTAGACACAtactgaaaatataatatttgtttGACTAATATTTTGAAATACGCATCTGCTCTTTGTTTCCTATATGTTTGAAGTTCATTCCGGAAAAAAATTAAGAAGGgtgataaattaaaaatatatatttttaatcaaGACCATATTTCAGCGATCCAagttttttatttgaatatgaaTCTAGAAAATTTCTTTCTGTTTTAATCAAGTTTAAACAAGATATATATGATCTTGTTCAAATGAAGATTTAAGGTTGTGTCTGTTTGATGTACTTAAAGTCGTTTGTGTTTGAGTTCCTTCATTTTTTGTTTTTGCGTGCGAGTGTGTGTTTAGATTTAGAATTGCAAATGGAGAAAataaaaagagagaaaagaaagtaATGAAATAATGCATGTGAAGAAATTAAAGGTGTAGATTATGTTTGTTTTAGGATTTTGTTGAAAAATTTAGGAGAAGATAATAAAGCAGGgaaataaaggaatgaaatccaGTTTTtggtaaagaaaatttaatacCGATGTATTTTTACATGTTTCTTCAACATGAATATAATTTCAAAGACTAATTTAAGACACCCACATCCTCAATCTGTGGACGAATCCATTTCTTTGCAGACGAAGAACAGCTCTAGCATCAGAAATTTGAACTTATATATCTTCTTTTCGAGATCACATGGAGTCGAGCGGTCTACCAATCCCAATCGGCGGATCCGAGCCCCTATCAGCAGTACTTCTGCAGCTAAGCTCCGAAGGCTTGAAACTAGCAAGTGTTCCTGTGTCGAAGCATGCGAGGAACGCTTCATTCCCCCACCCTAGCCCGCAGCACGCGACAGGAGCGCCGATTGGATCGTCAAGCAATATATATACAAGAGGAGGAGTTCTTGAAAATGGGAAACGAATCGCTGACTTTTACTCTCCTGAGCTGATGCAAAATCAAGGAAACACCGGTTTATCTCCCCTTGTTCATGAAATTCAGATTCAAGATTCGTGGAAACACTCGATGTTTAGCGAGAAATATCAATCTCTAGCAGTTCTGGATGGAGGGATACCAGGACAATCATCTGTTCCAAACATGCTAGAAGTGAGGGATCAGTCTATCTGGGATCAGCAGAAAACAAAGGATTGTGGATTGATCATGTTCAATTCCCCGAGGACCGCAACTACGACAAGCGGCCTAAACGGCCCCAAGAAGTTTTCGAGGTTGTTGACGAATTCCAGTACTTTTCCACAAAATCTTGGCCAGAACCAGGGATATATTAATGCTGAAGCTAAGCCTCTACATGCACCTACATTATCTTCAGTCTCTCCAATGACTACTTGGGCTCAGATAAATCTGGTTCGACAGATCGAAAAAAACGGAACTGATTATGAAAAACAGATCATGATTGAAAAACAAGATGTCCCACCTGAGAAATGTGGATCCAATTCAGATTATAAACCTGGAAGTGGTGGCGAACGTGTGAATGAATTCGTATCGGAGCTGCGAAACAGACCCAAAGTatatgctgtttttatgattgaGTTTGAAAAGAATGCAAGACTAGCACTTGCACATTTAACCAGCGTAAATCTTTTGTACATGCAGGACAACAATATCAAGTTTTGGAAGAAACTTGTCGCTGATTTCTTTGCTCCCCATGCTAAGAAAAGATGGTGTGTCTCTCTTTACAAAAAAGATAAGCAGATAGAGACTCTTTTCTCCAAGGTTTGCTGCTTTCCTTTTCACTCACtgattataaaaaatttaacctTTTGGATTATAAAAAATCGAGGCTCATATAACTAGAAAAGTttgtaatttttgttttttttagtcaaaattaattttttgttttttatttttgttttggtACAATTTTACAGAAATACTGACATCTTATGACGTCGACAGTTACTGACTTATTCAACATCACATCACTAATACCACAAGAAAAAATGATTgaaattgcaaaaaaaaaaattgatatatgaAATTAAAACTTAGTTTTCATCGTATTATTTATCAAATTACGAAAAAGCAAACAAATAAAGCAAATATTGCAATTTTTCCCAAGTAATTGTTGCTAACTTATCTAGGTTCTTGCATTCATTAATTGTTGCAGGCAGTTTGGCAATGTGACTTGTGTAATGAGAAGGCAGGCTGTGGATTCGGTATGTTTTTAAATTCATATTGATCTCTAGTATTATGTTGTATATACTCTATTTatagtattattttttcaatttatttaataattgagatttaaaaaaaaacacgaTCACTCCGAAACTTCTTCTATCTCGAGTCttaattatcattattttaatatCATAACAAGGAAGAAAAagttataaataaattgaaatttacaaaattatatttatgtaCATGCAACGCAACGCATACGTCGAATgagcaataataataataacaataataagaaTAAGATTTAAGAAAAGTTGATATTTGagctatatatatttttagttatttaaaatctatttataaataaataaattagacaTGTTTCATTTATAGAAATCAGTGGAGAGCCTCTGCCAAGGCTATACAAAATCAAGTACGATACTGGTTTGCTAGAAGAGCATCTTCGAATCGATGCACCCAGCGAGCATCGAGATGAATCTGGTCAGATTTACGTCCGCTATTCTGAGGCAGTTGAGGAGACGGAATATGAGCAAGTGCGAATCGTTCGATACGGTCAGCTTCGCGTTGTTTTCTCTCCGGACCTCAAGGTTTGAGTTTTCAGTTCTgctcttgattttttttttagtgGGAGTTAAGTTTCCTGTGTTTTAATTTGTTGCGATTGGGTCTGGTAGGTTTGTTCTTGGGATTTTTGTTCCCGGAATCATGAAGAGTTTATACGCCGCAACTCCATAACTTCTCAGGTAAATTTTCGCTTTTCCAGTTGATTCAATGTTGTAGGGGACGTCTTTCAAGATTTAGAGATTAGATTTTAGAAAGTttgacaatttttaaaaaaattcattagCTTATCACATGCTATCATGGGACAAAATGTTGTTAAATTTTGGAGTTCGTATGTCGGAACACGAGTAGCCACATTGTCTTAATGGTATTACTATATTTACTTTGAATTATAAGCTCGAAATAGAAATACAGTGGTCATTGGTGGAATTATGTCATTACGTGTTGATGTGCATTTGGTTCATGTTTATCAGTCTTTCTCAGAAAATATTTTGCATGTATTCCTTGAGTTGATTATCAAAATAATTTGGATGAACTGTGATTTATATTGCGGGTAATTATCATAGCAAGCTTATTTTCTCGAAACCATTATTGGATGACTTAGAAATTAACGGTCAGAGTTggtcatttgaaattattgaaGTTATTGTGGGAATAGGTGTGAGCtataaaattcaaaacaaataTTATCAGTTAATAAGATCCAAATGAAATCATACAAGGATTGGGGGCTCCTTGAGGGGAAATTTGATATATCATACAAGAGAGAAACGACACCTGGGTTAGCCCTCCTATCGCTAGGACCTGTAACTCTGATGGCTTTCTTAGTATGGTTGGACCACTGGCCAAGTTAGTGTGTGCCAAAACAGACTCACAGAAAAGTAGTGAGTCCTAAAGTTGATAGTCCTAAAGTAGTGAGTCCTAAACCATCCGATTTATCTATGGTTTGTTCATTATTATAAGTTGTTTCAAGTCTCTTCCGGCAACGGTTAGTCCGAGCTCAGGTCGGAGCAAGGATGGGAACGGGAGTGTGCGTATTGAGTTCAGTCAGGTCAACCCGTATTTATCATCTTAGGCATCCGACCAGATTTTTGTACTGTATTGATTATGTAACGTAACTAAGGCAGCTCTTACATGGCATTGTGTTGGCATGCCAATGTGAAACCGTACATGGTGATTTGTCATCACCTGCACGGCGCTCCATTAAACACTTTCTACTCTCCTTTGTATGACACCATGCCATCGAAAGGTTGTGTCACTTGACAAACAGCACAAAACATACCATATTTATTCCCTTAGAATATGGATATAACCTTTTGATACATACTTGCCAAACAGATTAAAGATTTTTTCAACTCTTAATATAAATCAACTATAATCCtaaaaatcatataaattatgtgattgtttTATGTGATGAATGTGGAATAGAATTCTCATACTTAAGTGTGCTTCATTTAGGTTCATCAGCTTGGAGCTGCAGCGCAAAACTACCAGCTTTCTGCTCATGATGTTTCTCTAGTTCCTTTTGGAGAGTTACGAAAAAGTTCTGACATGTAAGTTTATATCAAGTACCTTTAGCCGTATTTTCTTTTTCCTTAGATCTAGTGGTCAAATGAACGAGCTACCTATCTTTTGAGATTTGATAATAATTCATATGTGCTGATTAGAATGATGTTTGTGTTGCCTTTAATTTCTACATTTGCTAAAACACACTTGTGCTTGTACTCAGTCTAAGCATCAGTGATGCTACTTAATCATCGTTCCGTTTGAGAAGAATTTTGATTGAGCAATTATAGATAGTTATTGGCACATAATTGAAGGTCATCTGCTCATCGGAGGAAAATCATGTTGAATTGTAAAAATTACAGAAACAATATGTTGTATGGTCCTTTGATTTAAGAATGTTCCCATCAGCTGAAGATACCTGCTCAGCCAGCCAATTCTGTCACCATATTCTTGAAGCTTAGTGACGTTCTGCTTGTTCTGGTTGAAATCTTCTGCATCATAATGTCGACTTAACATCCTCAATTTTTAATCCTTGCTTCTGCCTCTCATTTTGCTACTAGGAACCCTTGATGATTTATGTGAATATTTTCTGATTTCGATTTTGTGGACTTGTGGATATGAAATCTGAATTTACTATTTGTCCTTTTGTTTCATGTTCTCTGTCA
This is a stretch of genomic DNA from Primulina eburnea isolate SZY01 chromosome 11, ASM2296580v1, whole genome shotgun sequence. It encodes these proteins:
- the LOC140805981 gene encoding NAC domain-containing protein 82-like isoform X1, with the protein product MARMSLTLPPGFRFHPTDVELVMYYLKRKVTGKKLHFEAISEINIHNFAPWDLPDKACLKGKDLEWFFFCPREKKYASEFRVKRTTDNGYWKITGKDRNVFYNDKIVGTVKTLVFHLGHAPVGKRTDWIIHEYKILDEELAATGAQDNYVLCKVFKKNGLGPRNGSRVGALFDEADWASDDINIAQNHIISSQCNGPTFALVLPEKQSLSVEPGINDPGSTSAYCPLSSVGPSTSQVLVDEPDAELERLLAWLVDCNVNDTMLLLNDNGNLEQADLIGKGKNIVLPGFDGNDVNTSTNAQAHYTQINEAGIDFSV
- the LOC140805981 gene encoding NAC domain-containing protein 82-like isoform X2 is translated as MARMSLTLPPGFRFHPTDVELVMYYLKRKVTGKKLHFEAISEINIHNFAPWDLPDKACLKGKDLEWFFFCPREKKYASEFRVKRTTDNGYWKITGKDRNVFYNDKIVGTVKTLVFHLGHAPVGKRTDWIIHEYKILDEELAATGAQDNYVLCKVFKKNGLGPRNGSRVGALFDEADWASDDINIAQNHIISSQCNGPTFALVLPEKQSLSVEPGINDPGSTSAYCPLSSVGPSTSQVLVDEPDAELERLLAWLVDCNVNDTMLLLNDNGNLEADLIGKGKNIVLPGFDGNDVNTSTNAQAHYTQINEAGIDFSV
- the LOC140805981 gene encoding NAC domain-containing protein 54-like isoform X3, with amino-acid sequence MARMSLTLPPGFRFHPTDVELVMYYLKRKVTGKKLHFEAISEINIHNFAPWDLPDKACLKGHAPVGKRTDWIIHEYKILDEELAATGAQDNYVLCKVFKKNGLGPRNGSRVGALFDEADWASDDINIAQNHIISSQCNGPTFALVLPEKQSLSVEPGINDPGSTSAYCPLSSVGPSTSQVLVDEPDAELERLLAWLVDCNVNDTMLLLNDNGNLEQADLIGKGKNIVLPGFDGNDVNTSTNAQAHYTQINEAGIDFSV
- the LOC140805986 gene encoding uncharacterized protein is translated as MESSGLPIPIGGSEPLSAVLLQLSSEGLKLASVPVSKHARNASFPHPSPQHATGAPIGSSSNIYTRGGVLENGKRIADFYSPELMQNQGNTGLSPLVHEIQIQDSWKHSMFSEKYQSLAVLDGGIPGQSSVPNMLEVRDQSIWDQQKTKDCGLIMFNSPRTATTTSGLNGPKKFSRLLTNSSTFPQNLGQNQGYINAEAKPLHAPTLSSVSPMTTWAQINLVRQIEKNGTDYEKQIMIEKQDVPPEKCGSNSDYKPGSGGERVNEFVSELRNRPKDNNIKFWKKLVADFFAPHAKKRWCVSLYKKDKQIETLFSKAVWQCDLCNEKAGCGFEISGEPLPRLYKIKYDTGLLEEHLRIDAPSEHRDESGQIYVRYSEAVEETEYEQVRIVRYGQLRVVFSPDLKVCSWDFCSRNHEEFIRRNSITSQVHQLGAAAQNYQLSAHDVSLVPFGELRKSSDMFVSSAYQIVDALKMPFISQIGIVKRFVRCLQISEVLNLMNDLIHYSRESGIRPTECMAKFLQCGSGISQSGRNSDQRAGLQHSPPETSLPPQFSSLVISGTGTGFCRNGFGSTGVYTSMGSNGQKRQRNDSNSQTPVEMTSLGFSAIADRQLNFPALAASTPLLSSHPLGSQSFHGKLREDSTVRKRHLEPQISPLLQQDHRPNLADPINSPSTANKIIQRVLAAQSYNGAENVNGIMHANGDKSNYGNSAASDRVVDMDFEKYEVKNSEICFSAPNNEMNPSNFMDMDVFPHNAEGKYLSPEFDDLLLEEFVDFDGLFELLK